Proteins encoded by one window of Paenibacillus urinalis:
- the lpxD gene encoding UDP-3-O-(3-hydroxymyristoyl)glucosamine N-acyltransferase — MEYKLKAIAQELNGELIGDGEVTIHSIASLSSAESGQITYVTEKNISKLTDCRASAIVVPEKLIDAHLPVIRVKNPRLAFVHVMNLFQQDTRANGLISSSMVDCSLQAGESTQIDEGTVVKENVSIGEGTLISSNCFIGENVTIGDHCFIHPHVTILSDTWIGSNVIIHSGAVIGCDGFGYEWDGQQHVKIPHAGNVVIHDDVEIGANTTIDRGTIDPTIIERGTKIDNLVQIAHNVRIGKQCIIAGTTAIAGSASIGDHVVLAGGSAVVGHLTIGAHSTILGKSNITKDLPAHSIISGYYARPHHEQLRKQAAIERLPHTLKKFSTQIDSLEKSIKKLTKEE; from the coding sequence ATGGAGTACAAGCTTAAAGCCATTGCACAGGAACTGAATGGAGAGTTAATCGGTGACGGAGAAGTGACCATACATAGCATCGCTTCCTTATCCAGTGCAGAGAGTGGACAAATCACTTATGTAACGGAGAAAAATATAAGCAAATTAACAGACTGCCGTGCCTCAGCCATCGTGGTTCCCGAGAAGCTTATCGATGCGCACCTGCCTGTGATCCGGGTAAAAAATCCCCGGCTGGCCTTTGTTCATGTTATGAACCTGTTTCAACAGGATACCAGAGCAAACGGTCTTATCTCTTCTTCGATGGTCGATTGTTCACTCCAAGCCGGGGAGAGCACACAGATTGATGAAGGCACCGTTGTCAAAGAGAACGTATCGATTGGTGAGGGAACTCTGATCTCCTCGAACTGTTTTATTGGCGAAAATGTTACGATTGGAGATCATTGCTTCATTCATCCTCATGTCACGATTCTGAGTGATACCTGGATCGGCAGCAACGTCATTATTCATTCAGGTGCAGTCATTGGGTGTGATGGATTCGGCTATGAGTGGGATGGTCAGCAACATGTAAAAATTCCTCATGCCGGCAATGTTGTCATTCATGATGATGTCGAGATCGGTGCCAATACAACGATAGACCGTGGAACAATCGACCCCACTATTATCGAAAGGGGCACGAAGATCGACAATCTGGTCCAGATTGCTCATAACGTGCGCATCGGCAAACAATGTATTATCGCAGGCACAACTGCAATTGCAGGTTCAGCTTCCATCGGGGATCATGTCGTGCTGGCCGGTGGATCTGCAGTCGTTGGTCACCTCACAATCGGGGCTCACTCCACGATCTTGGGCAAGTCAAACATTACGAAGGACTTACCTGCACATTCGATCATTTCGGGCTACTATGCCCGTCCTCACCATGAACAACTGAGAAAACAAGCCGCTATTGAACGTCTTCCACATACATTGAAGAAATTCAGCACTCAGATAGACTCCTTAGAGAAGAGCATAAAGAAGCTGACGAAGGAGGAATAA
- the lpxA gene encoding acyl-ACP--UDP-N-acetylglucosamine O-acyltransferase, translating into MTLPTTTVHPTAIIHPTAVIGDQVEIGPYCIIEEHVRIGNGSTIESHVRIGSNTTLGEHNHVYQGAIIGSPPQDLKYNGEETQLIIGDHNTIREYATIAKGTGSGGGVTRVGNHNFIMNYVHVAHDVALGDHIVISNSVQIAGHVEIEDEVTLGGLVGVHQHCKIGAYSMIGVGSCVTQDIVPYSLASGDHARIYGINLIGLRRKGMSGDDIRMIKQIHSLLFRKNLTLALAQDAIDHLPQSVFKEHTIAFLKKSNRGIARIGTRPM; encoded by the coding sequence ATGACTCTCCCTACTACAACGGTTCATCCTACTGCGATCATTCATCCGACCGCTGTTATTGGAGATCAAGTCGAGATCGGCCCTTATTGCATCATCGAGGAACACGTAAGGATAGGAAATGGAAGTACCATTGAAAGCCATGTGCGAATCGGTTCAAATACCACACTGGGTGAACACAATCATGTATACCAGGGAGCCATTATCGGCTCCCCTCCCCAGGATCTTAAATATAACGGAGAGGAAACGCAGCTGATCATCGGGGATCATAATACGATTCGAGAGTATGCAACGATTGCCAAAGGAACAGGTTCCGGCGGCGGAGTCACACGGGTAGGGAATCATAATTTTATAATGAACTATGTTCATGTTGCACATGATGTAGCCTTAGGGGATCATATCGTCATTTCCAACAGTGTGCAGATTGCAGGTCATGTGGAGATCGAGGACGAGGTCACGCTTGGCGGCTTGGTTGGTGTTCATCAACATTGCAAGATCGGCGCATATTCCATGATTGGAGTTGGCAGCTGTGTCACTCAGGATATCGTCCCCTATTCACTCGCGAGCGGCGATCATGCCAGGATCTACGGCATCAACCTCATCGGCTTAAGACGCAAAGGCATGTCGGGGGACGATATTCGAATGATTAAGCAGATTCATTCCCTCCTGTTCCGCAAGAACCTGACGCTGGCCCTTGCACAGGATGCTATTGATCATTTGCCTCAGAGCGTGTTTAAAGAACACACCATTGCGTTCTTGAAGAAATCCAACAGAGGAATCGCAAGAATAGGAACGCGTCCTATGTAA
- the lpxC gene encoding UDP-3-O-acyl-N-acetylglucosamine deacetylase, with protein MEYQRTLATPIEMNSITLHSGIPASMTIHPAPADSGILFRRADLSPVENISAVPHNVSSTDRCTQLTNEQHYSISMVEHVMSALRGMGVDNAIIEADGEEIPVFDGSSVMISDRIAETGLVEQHALKKYRRLTQAIRVQIGRSYLEAIPSEEISYEIQFTNDHEFPFLTNQIAYFNPAIHDYRSEISPARTFGFEQEVNLLRSKGLIQGASMDNAVLIGNSQILSDLRYPDEFARHKLLDVMGDLALAPPVLAQVRGVRTSHRLNTLLAREIMNNLH; from the coding sequence ATGGAGTATCAACGCACACTCGCCACGCCTATTGAAATGAACAGCATTACCCTGCACAGCGGAATTCCGGCATCCATGACCATACATCCTGCTCCAGCTGACAGTGGAATTCTCTTCAGAAGAGCTGATCTATCTCCTGTAGAGAACATCAGCGCCGTGCCGCATAATGTATCATCGACGGATCGTTGTACACAGCTTACTAATGAACAGCACTATTCCATTTCGATGGTCGAGCATGTTATGTCAGCCCTTCGCGGCATGGGAGTTGATAATGCCATCATTGAAGCAGATGGTGAAGAGATCCCCGTCTTCGACGGCAGCTCTGTAATGATCAGCGACAGAATCGCCGAGACCGGACTCGTAGAGCAGCATGCCCTCAAGAAATACAGGCGCTTAACCCAAGCCATCCGGGTACAGATCGGCCGTTCGTATCTGGAAGCCATTCCTTCCGAAGAGATAAGCTATGAAATCCAGTTCACGAATGATCATGAGTTCCCCTTTTTAACGAATCAGATTGCTTATTTCAACCCTGCCATCCACGATTACCGAAGTGAAATTTCTCCGGCACGCACCTTCGGCTTTGAACAAGAAGTAAACCTTCTAAGAAGCAAAGGCCTAATCCAAGGCGCATCCATGGACAACGCAGTACTCATCGGAAACAGCCAAATCTTGTCGGACCTGCGATACCCGGATGAATTTGCCCGCCACAAGCTGCTCGATGTGATGGGTGATCTGGCACTGGCGCCTCCAGTTCTAGCCCAAGTTAGAGGCGTGCGAACTTCCCACCGTCTGAATACTCTTTTGGCACGGGAGATCATGAATAATCTACATTAA